ATCATCCGCTTTTAGAATGGGAACTTCGTATTTGCGCAGCGTTTGAGCCAATACTTCGGAGACATACGGTTTGGTGACGATGATCATCGAATCCCTCTCTCTTTATCGACGCGTGGACCAAAAGCTTTTATAACTAAAAGCGCCAGTGCCACAAGTCGTGAATTTGGTAACCCGGCCATCATAGTTCATAGAACGTTAGACCCGTGGCTTTGCGTCCTTGTTTTTCAACAAGTTTGCTTTTGACAAATTTCTATTCCAATTCCTTCCGACAACATCAATTATAATACCGTTTTGTCAGTACTATGTAAACATTTTGCCTTGCCGCTCGAATACTTCCAACTTGGACGAATGCTTTTATTCTACAAGTCCATCATCTCCTTCGTGGATAAAAATGCAAAAATCGCACACTGATTATATCGGCAATAAACATTGAAAAGATAAGGTGACTTTAAGTAACTTTGGGGTCACTCTAAGTCACCTTATCAAGCTGCCTATTCCAGCAGGATAGCCGACTCTCTATCATCAATGACATATGGGATGCCAAGATGATTGCTCAACAAGATGTTAACGGTGCCCTGAAACAACTCGATCTGAACAAGGTCGTGATCACTTTTCGTTCAATATAGGACCCGACAGTATCACTCGCCTGAAGGCTCATCACGGTCAGCAGCTTGATTGTCTGGATTACACGTAATGATTATTTTCTCGTCATAAGTGGTGAAGAAATAGATTTGGTTATTGAAAAGAAAGTTCCAGCAGATGAAGAAAAGGGTTTGTATATATGAATGGGATTTAACAACTGCTTAAAGGAGCTGGATAGATAATTTTCATTTCTTTTATTATTTTTATCGTCTTACCAAGGTCTGGTCATTTCAGCTAACGGGAGTTCAACCATTACACAGCGGCAGCCGGCCAAACGATCGGCTACTTTTTTAAGTTTTGACACCCTGGCACACATGTGACCCACCCCGCACGCCAACGGTCATTTTGCTGTAGAACGAAAATAAAGTAATAGACTGGAAAATAAAGTTGTAGACTAAGAAAATAAAGTTGTAGACCAGGAAAATAAAGTCTTAGACTAACGATGCATCATTAACCGAGGGACGGTCAGATTTGTTTAAAACCAGCGAGACTGAGCAATTGCCAGAGGTCGCTCTTTTGGCGAACCGAAGAGTGTGGCTGATTAGGAAACTATCTGCGCTTGGAAAGTAGTATTTGCTGTTGGGTAAAGTAAAATTCCGCAAAAAATATCAAAACAGAGCGTTCCATCTGTCGTAAAGTGAGTATATCGATATGGAGGCATTAAAGTGGATTATAAGGATTTGGTAATCAAGGCCATTACCTATATTGAGGATCATCTGACCGATCAGAGCTTAAGCACCAAGGTTATGGAGGCTGCGGGCTATTCGCCGTACCATTTTCACCGGATCTTCCTATCGGTTACGAGAAACTCCGTCTCGGAGTACATACGCAAGCGAAGATTGACACAAGCAGCATACGATTTATTTTATACCAACCAAAGGATCATAGATATTGCCATCTTGTACCGGTTCGAGTCTCAGGAATCCTTCGCCCGATCCTTTTGGAAAATGTTCTCCATCTCGCCTGGACAATTTCGAAAGCAAAGGGACATGAAGGACACGCTGTTCCGGGCAATGGAGAAGCTTCCTTTGGATGAAGTGGGGCTACAGCATTTGAATAAGAGCGTCTCCCTCGTGCCAGCTTTTGTCTGCCTGAATAAGCTACATCTGGTCGGCATGTCAATACCGGGTGTCAATTCGGACGAGGTCGGAAAGCTATGGCGGAGCTTTAGGCAGCGTTTGTTTGAAATTGAGCGAAAGCCGGATACGGAAGACATATTTTATGCGGTCATTGAACTTACAGGTAGGCAATGGGAAATCACGTATATCGCTTGTGTCGAGGTGGCTAGCGAGGAAAGTGTAGTTCCCTTGGGAATGGTCGCTAAGCTGCTCCCAGTGGTAACTTATGCGGTTTTTACTCATAAGGGGACATTATCGAGACTCAACGATACGTTCCAGTACATTTATGAAACGTGGTTACCCCAGTCAGGCAGCGTTCGTACGAATTGCCCGGAGTTTGTGCGTTACGACCATCGATATCTAGGACCGATGAACGAGGATTCGGTATTAGACATATATATTCCCGTTGGCTCGCCATATTAGGAGCATGTAACTCAAGGAGAGGAAGAGATCAAGATGAACAAAATAGAAGACATTGTTGAAGTATATGCAGGTTGCTGCGAGGTACAAATTACCGACAACGCATTGAGGTTGACCGTTCCCATGATCGTGATGTATCCGACAGATGCACCGGAACAGACTGATAGGATAGGGCCGTACTCGTTGGAGGTGGCCAGAGACGCAGCGCCGCTGGATGGTAAATTTAGGCTAGTCCTCATTTCACACGGTACAGGCGGTTCACCGCTTGTGTACCGGTCGCTCGCTCGGCATTTGGCGCGCTGCGGCTTTATCGTTGGCCTGCTCGAACATCCATTCAATAACCGCAACGATAATAGTTTGGAAGGTACTGTCCAAAACCTCACCTATCGCCCCCGGCACCTTCGCATGGCAGCCGACTGGTTTTTTGAAGATGAGAGGTTTAAGGGGCTTCTCCAACCGGGTGGCCATTCGGTCATCGGGCATTCCATGGGGGGCTACACCGCGCTTGCAGCAGCTGGCGGCATCCCGACCTCCTTCCCTACTGAGAGCCCGGATGGGAAGCCGCAGCAGATCGATGTTCCTTATGATTCACGCATCCGGTCCCTGATTTTGCTAGCCCCGGCGTCCGTTTGGTTCCGTAATGAGGGAGCATTAAGCAACGTTCGGCTCCCCATTCTCATGTTGGATGCCGAGCAAGACCCTTACACACCTCTTTTTCACGCGCAGATCATCATGAATAATAGTGTTGCTGAACCGCAAATGATTCGCTACCGGACGGTGGAGAATGCCGGACATTATTCCTTCCTGACTCCTTTCCCAGCTGAGATGATTTCACCAGCCTTTCCCCCCTCGCAAGACCCGCCCGGCTTTGATCGCTTGCAATTTCACGAAACGCTGAAGGCTGAAGTAGTAGAGTTTCTGTTGACTTAACATTAGGAACAATCACTTTCCGTCGACATCAAATGTTAACTAAGAGTTCGATTAAAACTAATCGTTACGCTAACTGGGGAATGTTAGTTCAATATCAGGCTGAAACAGCAGCGGCATTCTAAGACTTTATTTTCATGTCTTAGTCCGCCGCTGCTTACTTTATTGGAACAGTCTAAAACTTATTTTGCGAAGGCTGCCAAATTAATAATTAAAAATCCACATTAGATCAACAACTCCAGTCTAGAACTTTATTTTCAACGAACATTTGCCAAAATGTGAATATAGTGTGTTAACCAGTTAAAGGGGGTTTTGCCATGGGTGCAAGGGTTAAGTATAGGTCGTCTGACGTTGATTTGTTGGCGCGGCTTATGAGGGGCGAGGCACAGGCGGAAGGCGAAAAGGGTATGTTAACGGTTGGCGCTGTCGTGATTAATCGGGCCGTAGTCAGGTGTTCGGACTTCAAGAACGTCAACAATATTAATGATGTTATTTATCATTATATGAATGACGATGCCATGTTCGACGCCATATTAGAACCCGATTTTTATCTGAAGTCACGGGAACGAGAGCGGCGGCTAGCTGAACAGACCATAAAAGGCTGGCGAGAATGGCCTTCAAAATACTCGCTGTGGTATTTCAACCCGTGGGGGCCAACATCTCAAGCTTGTCCCGCAATGTGGTACGGTCAACCGCTCGCGGGTGCTTGGAAAAATCATTGTTTTTACCAACCTACAAGCATGGAATGCGCGGAAATTTACCGATAAAAAGCTTTATTAGGGCGAATGCCATAAGGCATTCAATGCCTGGTATGCCATCGACTACGAAAAGTTGCCTTAAAAGAAGCGCAGCCTCTTCTTGATAAGAGTCCTCACCTGACTGTGAAAAAATAGGTGATCAATTAAAAGTAGTTACAAATCCAAACTTTAAATAATCAAGGGTGAGCTTTTATCAAATTTCAAGTAGTATCGGAAGAAGATTAAGCTAACGGAGAACGTTAGCTCAATAAAACAGCGTCAGTCTAGGACTTTATTTTCTCGTCCACGGCTGCCGCTGTTTTCAAAGTTGTGGCCAGTCTAATACTTATTTTACGAGATCTGACGGTTTTATAATTCGAATCCGCGTGGGACCAACTTATCCAGTCTACTACTTTATTTTCTTTTCACATCAATGATCGGGAACATATCCGTTCAGACCGACAGGATTGTCCATCAATCCCTCAGCCGCCCGGTCCGTGCAAAAAATAAATCAGGTCGCGGAGAATACCGTGGTATTCACGCGGGACGTTTCCGCAAGCGTCCAAGAGCAATACGCAAGCACGGAGGAAATTGTATCCTCCGCGAATATGCTCAGCAAAATGGCTCACGACTTACAGGATATCATCGAAAAATTCAAGATTACTGGTTAACTTACAGGTGTACTGCTTCAATAATCCCATACGCAGATAAATTAAAAATACCCAATTGACATATCGTGAATTATCGATATAATAAAAGTATGGATCCTATTGAAGTGTTTAAAGCGTTGTCTAACGAGTCCAGGCTGCAGATCTTACAATGGCTCAAAGAGCCGGAAAACCATTTTATCCCCCACGAAGGAGTTGATATGAGAAAAATTGGGGTTTGCGTTAGTCAAGTGACAGATAAGCTGAATATGACACAGTCAACGGCTTCACAGTATTTGTCCATTCTTCAACGAGCTGGTCTGATTCACACGGAACGTATAGGAAAATATACGTATTACAAAAGAGATGAAGAAAATATACGTAAAATTGCAGCGTTCTTTAATGGTGAACTCTAATTTATCCTGAATACTTGATACGTATTCAGTTTTTTTTCACACAACATATCGATATATCGAGATATGTATTAATTTAAATGTATTTTAAAAGTTAATTTGATTAAAAATAACAAAATGAGTTTTAGGAGACGTGATCTCATTGTCTAATACGTGGAAAATTTATATTTTGGCATTGGTTAGTTTTTTGGTCGGTACATCCGAGTATGTTATTTCCGGCATCTTAGATACGATTTCGGATACGATGGGTATTTCGGTTACTTCGGCAGGTCAGCTTGTAACGATTTTTTCCTTCGTTTACGCCATCTTTACTCCGATCCTCATGGCGTTGACGGCAAAAGTGGAAAGGCAAAAACTGTTGGTTACGGCACTCGGCATATTCGTGTTAGGGAATGTTCTCTCTTTTGTTCTGCCTGGATATGAACTCTTTGTCGTAGCCCGCATCATCATGGCTTTAGGCGCCGGAATGGTCGTGGTAACAGCATTGGACATTGCCGCCAAAATTGCCGCACCAGGTAAACAAGCGAGCTCCATTGCTACTGTAGTGATGGGATTTACCGCTTCCTTAATTATCGGTGTTCCTCTTGGACGAATCGTAGCGGCTGAATTCGGATGGAGGTCGGTGTTTGGTTTGCTGGCGCTGGCGGGATTGCTGGCGATGGTTGTTCTGTACGCCGCAATACCTCGAATCAAAGGGGATGCTCCCGTTCCTTTGTCGAAGCAGCTTGCCTTTTTGAAAAACGGAAATGTAACGCTTGGACTTGGAATTACCTTCTTCTGGTTGGGTGGGTATTCGATCGCCTATACCTATATCTCGCCTTATCTCCTCGATGTCGCAGGCTTGAACGAGGGAATGCTGAGCGGCGTCTTATTGGCTTTCGGCATCGCCAGCTTAGTCGGATCGAAATTTGGCGGGTTCAGCACGGATAAATGGGGCGTGTTCCCGACATTGACCGGGGGAATGCTTCTGCACGTCGCAGCACTCCTTCTCCTGTCCATTACCGTTGCCTTCACCAATTCATGGCTGCCTATTGTTGGCATACTGGTTTTGTGGTCGTTTGCAGCCTGGTCTTCCGGTCCGACGCAGCAATTGAATCTGGTGCGGATTGAACCGAATTATTCGGGAATCATGTTAAGCCTTAACCAATCCATGATGCAATTATCCATGGCGGCCGGTGCAGGAATTGGAGGGATCATGATCGATCAAGTGTCCCTATCATCGATAACATGGATCGGAATGATTGGCGTCATCCTGGCGATCGTAGCTGTGTTTATGTTGAAGCTGCGGATGAGTGCCGGAAAGCAGGGGGCCCCGGCCTCAATTGTTCAGTAAAGGTATGCAGCCGGAATCAGATGGTTTCATCTGATTCCGGTTTTTCATTATTTGTAGGCAACCTACCCCAGTCGATACCGGTCCATCATACATCGAACAGCTTTCACATGTGTCCGCCTTTTATAAATAAGGAAATCGAATACACCTCCGAGCGTGTTAGCGATGATGTCGTTAATATCGGTACTTCTGCCGCTGCCAAGCGTAACCCGGATAATCATTTGCATAACCTCAAGTGAAAGACTTACGCAAAGTGCAGACTTCGCGACACTAGCAGCGGTCCTGAAGTTAGATCCCAGCAACGGCAGGCAGATTCCAAAAGGCACCATCATAAGAATATTCAGTAAAAAGGTCTTAACGTCAATGGTCAAGATCGGGATAAAATTAATACTCTTATACCATATTGTTTGGTTGGCAAATCGGCCGATATTCACTTCAATCGAGAAGAAGACCAAATGAATGGAATCGTAAATTGTATGGACATTGGGGTCACTCCTTAAGTCGAATCAGACGGGCGGATACACTTTATAACCTACTCCCCAGACTGTTTTAATGAATTTCGGCCGAAAAAAGCGATTGTTCCGGTATAACCTCCGGTACAACCGCTTTAAATACGAGGGTCTAAAGGTAAATCACCTTCGTTTAAACTTAGAGCTTTTTCTTTCGATCAATGTGGGTTCCATCATAATATTTACCAAACTGGAGGGCACCTCTTGATTGATACGGCTGAGGAGTATTTCAAAAGTAGTCTTTACCATTTCCCTAATCGGTTGATGGATGCTTGAAATCTCCATAATTTTCGACAGATACGTATCGTCAAAACCAATGATGCTAACGTCTTCGGGAACCCGAATTTGTCTTTTCTCCGCGGCTTTCATGAACTCAAGGGCCATGATGTCATTTTCCGCGAAAAGACATGTAAATTCAAGCTTTTCCGACTGATCCAGATAGTTTTCGATATATCTGCGAATCATAAAGTTGTCATTGGAAGATTCAACCAGCAGGAAGTTTTTTGGGTCAAACGTAAAGCCGTTTTCTTGCAAAACGCTTTCGAAACCGTAAAATTTTTCATCATCTCGTATCGATCCAATGTATCCAAATGTTTTGTGTCCTGAATGAATGAAGCTTTCCCCAGCCAGTTTGCCTGCTTGAAGATGATTGATTCCGACACTGTCGAGCATTTTTTTATTATTGGTTAACACAACTGTAGGGATTTCCAGTTTTGTAATCCTCTCAAGGTTAAAATCACTTGAAGGCACGATGATGATCCCATCCACCTGCCGGGAAACAAAGTTTTGTATGTTCTCCCATTCTGTTACCGGATTGTATTTGGAGTTGTGAAACAGAACATTGTACCCGTTTTTCCTCGCTTCAAGCTCCAGCGAATCAATGATCTCCACAAAATAAGGATTGTAGATCTCCCTTGTGCATATGCCAATTATGTTCGTACTGTTTCTTTTCAACGTTTGAGCCGCTTTATTGGGAACATAGCCAACCTCTTTAACCACGTTCATAACGGCATTGACGATTTCTAAGCTTACTCCTTTATGGCCATTAAGGACCCGGGATACGGACGGTTGGGACACTTTTGCCTTTTTGGCTATTTCCTTCATAGTCATTTTTGCCATCGGGATGAGCTCCTTTCAAAGCTACTATATCATAAAACCAAGCATAATAATATATTCTGAATAAAAATTAAATTATTCAAGAAATATTATTTACATATTAGAAATCGTATTCCAAAAGTGTGAATAAACCCAAAATTGGCCAATGAAATTTTAAGCTCAAACCTCTCTTCTAGTATGACGTTGACAAATGATTAATCAAGGTATATGCTAGCGATGTAAGTGCTTCCACATTGGTAATACGTATTCATAGATATTCACGAAAACTTTATGGGAGGATGAATAAAAACTTAGTTTATTCAGGAAACGGCGCAAAATTTATCGTGAAGACGCAATCGCTGTTCGAGGGGTGGCGGATCCTGCCGAACTCTTACTTTGCAAATCTTTAAAGAATGTGGAGGGAAACCTGCTGGTGAATACTAACCTGATGAATGAAAATGTGGGGTTAAAGCGCAGGAGTTTGATCTCAAAGGCTTCGTTGTATCATAGGAAGAATCCCGATGTGAAGCATTATTTGATCATGCTTGTTCCGGCTTTTATTTGGCTGGTTATGTTTCAAATCATTCCGATGTTTGGGATTGTGATGGCATTCCAGGATTACAACCCGGGAAAAGGGATTTTGCATTCGGAATTTGTCGGTCTTGAAAATTTTCAATATATGTTGGAATTGAACGATGCGCGGGTTGCTTTGTGGAATACATTGGTCATTGCCTTTGGCAAAATTGTCGGCAATTTGTTCGTTCCGTTAGTATTCGCTTTGCTGCTCAATGAGCTAAGACAAAAGTTCTTGGTCAAGTCGATTCAAACGAGCGTATACCTGCCTCATTTCTTATCTTGGGTTATTTTATCCGGAGTTATGCTGCAAATCTTTTCGTTTAGTGGTCCGGTAAACAACTTATTGGAATTTATGGGCTTCGAGCCTGTCCAATTTTTTCAAAAGGCTGATCTATTCAGGGGTTTCATTATCGGATCGGATGTATGGAAGAACTTCGGCTTCAACTCGATCATCTATTTGGCCGCCTTAACCGGTATTGACAACACGCTCTATGAAGCGGCAGAGATGGACGGGGCGGGTCGCTGGAGCAAAATGTGGCATGTAACGCTGCCGGGCATTCGCAGCACCATCGCACTTTTAGCCATTTTGTCGCTTGGAGGCATCTTGGATGCAGGCTTCGACCAGGTATACAACTTGTACAACCCGCTCGTGTACAGCACCGGAGATATTATTGATACTTATGTTTATCGCGCAGGGCTGCAGGGGCTTGATTTCAGTTTTGGCACAGCGGTTGGTTTATTGAAATCGGTCGTCAGCTTTATCCTCATTACTGCAGGGTACTGGCTGGCGAAGAAGCTTGTGGGCTATCGAATCTTCTGAGTTTGGAGGAAACAAAGTGACCGGGAATCGTTTGTTGGGATCAAAAGCGTTTGACGTAATCAATATAATCTTTCTCATTTGCTTGACGCTGCTGTGTTTGCTGCCTCTCTGGTATACCTTGATGATTGCGTTAAGTGACAACGCAGCCGTGCAAGCGGGAATTGTATCTGTTTTTCCGATTGGCTTCAATTTATATTCGTTTCAGGCGATTTTGTCGGATTCCGGTTTCTTTAGAGCGTTTTGGGTATCGGTAGAACGAGTCGTTCTTGGAGCGGCGTTGACGATGCTGGTGTTGTCGCTGGCTGCTTACCCGTTGTCCAGAACAAGCAAGCAATTTCCGGGACGCAATTTACTGATGTGGGCATTCATCTTCTGCATGTTGTTTAACGGCGGGTTGATTCCCTGGTTTATAACCATGAGGAACTACAACATGATGGACAGCGTCTGGGGCTTGGTACTAAGCGGCGGAGTTCCGATATTCAACCTGATTCTGATTACGAACTTTATCAAGAACCTGCCGGAAGAGCTGGAAGAGGCGGCGAAAATCGACGGGGCCGGCCCGTGGAGAGTTTTGTTGCAGGTCATTCTGCCGCTCCTGAAGCCCGTATTGGCGACCGTCCTTTTGTTCACGATTGTCGGGCAGTGGAACGATTTCTTTGCAGGGATGGTCCTGTCCACGAAAGCGGATAGCTATCCGCTCCAAACCTATATTCAGCAGTTAGTCGTCTCGACAAACCTGCAAAGTATGGCGACCATGTCCATCGAACAACTCGAACAGATGTCCAAATTGAATAACGATTCCTTAAATGCGGCCAAGATTTTTGTGGCGATGATTCCGGTGCTGCTAATCTATCCGTTCTTGCAGAGGTATTTCGTGAAAGGGATTACGCTTGGATCCGTTAAGGGCTAACCTGCGTGTCCGTTGGTGTTGTTGTCCGGGGATAACATCCTTTGACATAAATAATAATAAAAGGGGAATTTAAGTATGGTGAAATCTAGCTTCATCAAAAAAGCGAGCACAGCAGCCTTGTCCTTGGCGATTGTCGCTTCCTTGCTCGCGGGGTGTACCGGCAATAGCGGCAATGGCGGTAATGGGGACGGCAACAAGACTTCTACCAAGGAGCCTGCCGCAACAACGGATACGAAAGCGGATCCGTTTGGCAAGCAACCGGAGCTGACCGTCCTTACGAGGGGAACATGGACGGACCCGAATACGAAATACCCTGACGGCCAATCCTTGGATGACAATGCATACACAAGAATGCTTAAGGATAAGTACAACATTGAGATCAAAAATGAATTCGTCGCGTCCGACTATGGGAAGCAGGTGGATTTGGCAATCGCAAGCGGAAAAATCCCGGATTACTTGATTAATCTTACTTATACCCAGTACAGGGCGATTGTCAAAGCCGGGCTTGCCATGGACATCTCTAAAGTTTGGGATCAATACGCAAGTGATCAGACGAAGGCAGTATATGACTCCAACAAGGAACTGTTCGACAGCCTTGTCAAGCAAGACGGCAAGATGTATGGCATTCCTGCCTCCAAACCGCTTCCGGATTTCTTGTCTGTTATGTGGATTCGTCAAGATTGGCTGGATAAACTGGGGCTTAAGGCGCCTACGAACCTGGATGAGCTTGAAGCCGTGGCGAAAGCGTTCAAAGAGAAAGATCCGGACGGTGACGGGAAAGCGGATACAGAGGGTCTTGTGGGTCCGCCGAACAACGGGCCGCTGTATCAGGATATGGACAACCAGAACTTCAACGCGCACTTCGATCCCATATTCTCCTCCTATAATTCCTTCCCCGGATTTTGGTTAAAGGGCAGCGACGGCAAAGCGGTTTATGGTTCCACTCTGCCTGAAACAAAGGAAGCTCTTCAGAAGTTGGCTGATATTTACAAACAAGGGCTGATTTCTCCGGGCATGCTGACGACAAACACGTATGATCTGATTAATAACAACAAAGCGGGGCTGTTCTTCGGTACTTGGTGGGAACCGTTCACCGAGGTCGGAAACAGCTGGAAAAACGACAAAAAAGCCAACTGGCAGCCTTATCTTCTGCCTTCCGGCGCAGACGGCATTTACCAGGCGAAAGGCGGCAACGCGGCCGCAAGCTTTGCGGTTATCAGCAAGGACGCCAAAAACCCGGAAGCCGTCATTAAAATGCT
This is a stretch of genomic DNA from Paenibacillus sp. sptzw28. It encodes these proteins:
- a CDS encoding GyrI-like domain-containing protein; protein product: MDYKDLVIKAITYIEDHLTDQSLSTKVMEAAGYSPYHFHRIFLSVTRNSVSEYIRKRRLTQAAYDLFYTNQRIIDIAILYRFESQESFARSFWKMFSISPGQFRKQRDMKDTLFRAMEKLPLDEVGLQHLNKSVSLVPAFVCLNKLHLVGMSIPGVNSDEVGKLWRSFRQRLFEIERKPDTEDIFYAVIELTGRQWEITYIACVEVASEESVVPLGMVAKLLPVVTYAVFTHKGTLSRLNDTFQYIYETWLPQSGSVRTNCPEFVRYDHRYLGPMNEDSVLDIYIPVGSPY
- a CDS encoding alpha/beta fold hydrolase; translation: MNKIEDIVEVYAGCCEVQITDNALRLTVPMIVMYPTDAPEQTDRIGPYSLEVARDAAPLDGKFRLVLISHGTGGSPLVYRSLARHLARCGFIVGLLEHPFNNRNDNSLEGTVQNLTYRPRHLRMAADWFFEDERFKGLLQPGGHSVIGHSMGGYTALAAAGGIPTSFPTESPDGKPQQIDVPYDSRIRSLILLAPASVWFRNEGALSNVRLPILMLDAEQDPYTPLFHAQIIMNNSVAEPQMIRYRTVENAGHYSFLTPFPAEMISPAFPPSQDPPGFDRLQFHETLKAEVVEFLLT
- a CDS encoding cell wall hydrolase encodes the protein MGARVKYRSSDVDLLARLMRGEAQAEGEKGMLTVGAVVINRAVVRCSDFKNVNNINDVIYHYMNDDAMFDAILEPDFYLKSRERERRLAEQTIKGWREWPSKYSLWYFNPWGPTSQACPAMWYGQPLAGAWKNHCFYQPTSMECAEIYR
- a CDS encoding helix-turn-helix transcriptional regulator — its product is MDPIEVFKALSNESRLQILQWLKEPENHFIPHEGVDMRKIGVCVSQVTDKLNMTQSTASQYLSILQRAGLIHTERIGKYTYYKRDEENIRKIAAFFNGEL
- a CDS encoding MFS transporter gives rise to the protein MSNTWKIYILALVSFLVGTSEYVISGILDTISDTMGISVTSAGQLVTIFSFVYAIFTPILMALTAKVERQKLLVTALGIFVLGNVLSFVLPGYELFVVARIIMALGAGMVVVTALDIAAKIAAPGKQASSIATVVMGFTASLIIGVPLGRIVAAEFGWRSVFGLLALAGLLAMVVLYAAIPRIKGDAPVPLSKQLAFLKNGNVTLGLGITFFWLGGYSIAYTYISPYLLDVAGLNEGMLSGVLLAFGIASLVGSKFGGFSTDKWGVFPTLTGGMLLHVAALLLLSITVAFTNSWLPIVGILVLWSFAAWSSGPTQQLNLVRIEPNYSGIMLSLNQSMMQLSMAAGAGIGGIMIDQVSLSSITWIGMIGVILAIVAVFMLKLRMSAGKQGAPASIVQ
- a CDS encoding VanZ family protein encodes the protein MNIGRFANQTIWYKSINFIPILTIDVKTFLLNILMMVPFGICLPLLGSNFRTAASVAKSALCVSLSLEVMQMIIRVTLGSGRSTDINDIIANTLGGVFDFLIYKRRTHVKAVRCMMDRYRLG
- a CDS encoding LacI family DNA-binding transcriptional regulator; amino-acid sequence: MAKMTMKEIAKKAKVSQPSVSRVLNGHKGVSLEIVNAVMNVVKEVGYVPNKAAQTLKRNSTNIIGICTREIYNPYFVEIIDSLELEARKNGYNVLFHNSKYNPVTEWENIQNFVSRQVDGIIIVPSSDFNLERITKLEIPTVVLTNNKKMLDSVGINHLQAGKLAGESFIHSGHKTFGYIGSIRDDEKFYGFESVLQENGFTFDPKNFLLVESSNDNFMIRRYIENYLDQSEKLEFTCLFAENDIMALEFMKAAEKRQIRVPEDVSIIGFDDTYLSKIMEISSIHQPIREMVKTTFEILLSRINQEVPSSLVNIMMEPTLIERKSSKFKRR
- a CDS encoding sugar ABC transporter permease, which produces MLVPAFIWLVMFQIIPMFGIVMAFQDYNPGKGILHSEFVGLENFQYMLELNDARVALWNTLVIAFGKIVGNLFVPLVFALLLNELRQKFLVKSIQTSVYLPHFLSWVILSGVMLQIFSFSGPVNNLLEFMGFEPVQFFQKADLFRGFIIGSDVWKNFGFNSIIYLAALTGIDNTLYEAAEMDGAGRWSKMWHVTLPGIRSTIALLAILSLGGILDAGFDQVYNLYNPLVYSTGDIIDTYVYRAGLQGLDFSFGTAVGLLKSVVSFILITAGYWLAKKLVGYRIF
- a CDS encoding carbohydrate ABC transporter permease; this translates as MTGNRLLGSKAFDVINIIFLICLTLLCLLPLWYTLMIALSDNAAVQAGIVSVFPIGFNLYSFQAILSDSGFFRAFWVSVERVVLGAALTMLVLSLAAYPLSRTSKQFPGRNLLMWAFIFCMLFNGGLIPWFITMRNYNMMDSVWGLVLSGGVPIFNLILITNFIKNLPEELEEAAKIDGAGPWRVLLQVILPLLKPVLATVLLFTIVGQWNDFFAGMVLSTKADSYPLQTYIQQLVVSTNLQSMATMSIEQLEQMSKLNNDSLNAAKIFVAMIPVLLIYPFLQRYFVKGITLGSVKG
- a CDS encoding extracellular solute-binding protein yields the protein MVKSSFIKKASTAALSLAIVASLLAGCTGNSGNGGNGDGNKTSTKEPAATTDTKADPFGKQPELTVLTRGTWTDPNTKYPDGQSLDDNAYTRMLKDKYNIEIKNEFVASDYGKQVDLAIASGKIPDYLINLTYTQYRAIVKAGLAMDISKVWDQYASDQTKAVYDSNKELFDSLVKQDGKMYGIPASKPLPDFLSVMWIRQDWLDKLGLKAPTNLDELEAVAKAFKEKDPDGDGKADTEGLVGPPNNGPLYQDMDNQNFNAHFDPIFSSYNSFPGFWLKGSDGKAVYGSTLPETKEALQKLADIYKQGLISPGMLTTNTYDLINNNKAGLFFGTWWEPFTEVGNSWKNDKKANWQPYLLPSGADGIYQAKGGNAAASFAVISKDAKNPEAVIKMLNLYVKGLANIVDKDQQAILRDYPFPFAQTFSLADGPARILQEMDKYTAGKVTVDQAHDYFNSYDPSAIPIFDKMVAYKTKPYDNNNISGWNFSGDNANDFGLIYSFGVGLKPYVSGKFKWVNTLTYARTKTMDKRWANLKKLEYETFSKIIVGQEPISGFDTFVQQWKQEGGDQITQEIQESLNQ